A portion of the Manihot esculenta cultivar AM560-2 chromosome 2, M.esculenta_v8, whole genome shotgun sequence genome contains these proteins:
- the LOC110608540 gene encoding putative pentatricopeptide repeat-containing protein At5g47460, with amino-acid sequence MAAQAAWCCRLSLRSMRMSLLKGLKEFPQKQHHPHSPLLNKITVNISINKIPHLHIQSWSAIVPVLAQGGTTKELAFYNASKLLNSATKPDAYSLLHLLRASTDLGFHSYTRQLHAYILKSGFAPNVFVSTALLRFYSVTESISDADKAFDEIPQPNAVSWNTLISAYVHSGQFRKALFLFLQLERSGTCPDAYSFTLALSASAHLNILEIGRSIHCKIVKYGLECAIVVGNCLIDMYGKCASVEEAICVFEEMIDKDIISWNSVIAASARNRRLELACGFFYQMPEPDTISYNEIINGIAQFGSVEDAVEILLNMPKPNSSSWNSIITSLVNKNRAREALSFFTKMHSSEIKMDEYTYSVLLRGVAGLAALKWGMLIHGCATKGGLDTYLVVGSALIDMYSKCGQVKNAESVFQLLPKRNIITWNAMISGYAHNGDSYKVIQHFEEMKTVEDLKPDGITFLNVIAACSNTEVPLQKAIWYFESMLNDYGIEPTVEHCCSMIRLMGQRGKLWKAKRMIYELAFGSSGTVWRALLGACGACRDLNVANIAAAKVIELEGDDGYVYVMMSNIFASYGKWRDVSRVRKIMRERGVRKEVGSSWIEVEGAAP; translated from the coding sequence ATGGCAGCACAAGCAGCCTGGTGTTGCCGACTGTCGCTCAGATCCATGCGAATGTCCCTCTTGAAGGGACTCAAAGAATTCCCCCAAAAGCAACATCATCCACACTCGCCGctcttaaataaaattactgTCAACATTTCAATTAACAAAATCCCACATCTCCATATCCAATCTTGGTCTGCGATAGTTCCAGTCCTTGCCCAAGGCGGCACCACGAAGGAGCTCGCATTCTACAATGCGTCTAAATTGCTCAACTCTGCCACCAAACCTGATGCCTATTCTCTGCTTCACCTTCTTCGAGCTTCTACGGACCTGGGCTTCCACTCTTACACCCGACAACTTCATGCTTACATTCTTAAATCTGGGTTTGCCCCCAATGTCTTTGTCTCCACTGCCTTGCTTAGGTTCTATAGCGTAACGGAGTCTATAAGTGACGCTGACAAAGCGTTTGATGAAATTCCTCAACCTAATGCAGTCTCTTGGAATACCTTGATTTCCGCTTACGTGCATTCTGGGCAGTTTAGGAAGGCATTGTTTTTGTTTCTTCAACTTGAGAGGTCTGGTACATGTCCAGATGCCTACTCATTTACACTGGCTTTATCTGCTTCTGCCCACCTAAATATTTTGGAGATTGGCAGGTCAATTCATTGCAAGATAGTTAAATATGGCCTGGAGTGTGCCATTGTTGTTGGGAATTGCTTGATTGATATGTATGGCAAATGTGCTTCTGTAGAGGAGGCAATTTGTGTTTTTGAGGAAATGATTGATAAAGACATAATTTCTTGGAATTCAGTTATAGCTGCAAGTGCTAGAAACCGAAGACTTGAATTGGCATGCGGATTTTTCTATCAGATGCCTGAGCCGGACACCATCTCATATAATGAAATTATTAACGGGATTGCTCAGTTTGGCAGTGTAGAGGATGCTGTTGAAATTTTGTTGAATATGCCAAAACCGAATTCATCTTCTTGGAATTCCATCATAACATCACTGGTCAACAAAAATCGAGCACGAGAAGCCTTGAGCTTTTTCACTAAAATGCATTCAAGTGAAATTAAAATGGACGAGTATACTTATTCAGTTCTTTTGAGAGGTGTCGCTGGTCTTGCGGCTTTGAAATGGGGAATGCTGATCCATGGTTGTGCAACAAAGGGAGGTTTGGATACATATTTAGTGGTCGGGAGCGCTCTCATCGACATGTACTCCAAATGTGGGCAAGTAAAGAATGCTGAATCTGTGTTTCAGTTGTTACCTAAAAGGAATATAATAACATGGAATGCAATGATCTCTGGCTATGCTCACAATGGTGATTCATATAAGGTGATCCAACATTTTGAGGAAATGAAAACTGTCGAGGATTTGAAACCTGACGGGATCACATTTCTTAATGTAATAGCTGCATGCTCCAATACCGAGGTGCCACTGCAGAAGGCAATTTGGTATTTCGAATCTATGCTCAACGATTACGGGATTGAACCAACTGTTGAGCACTGCTGTTCAATGATTCGGCTTATGGGACAAAGAGGGAAATTGTGGAAGGCAAAGAGGATGATATATGAACTAGCATTTGGATCAAGTGGGACCGTTTGGAGGGCTTTGCTTGGTGCTTGTGGAGCTTGTAGGGATTTGAATGTCGCAAACATAGCAGCAGCAAAAGTTATTGAATTGGAGGGTGATGACGGTTATGTCTATGTCATGATGTCTAACATATTTGCATCTTATGGCAAATGGAGAGATGTGAGCAGAGTGAGAAAGATCATGAGGGAGAGAGGGGTGAGAAAAGAAGTTGGTTCTAGTTGGATTGAGGTGGAAGGGGCCGCCCCATAG
- the LOC110608515 gene encoding WAT1-related protein At5g47470, producing the protein MVGYMKKEMIEDLAIVGGLIVVQFMYAGNSVFLSYLMSLGFTPSTIVIFSTSATFLITSPFAIYFERRKWPKELTFRLTIQLVLISFAGVTLFQSLFLKGIKLTSPVLATAMPNLAPGLIFLIAWTARLEKVSLSCVYSKVKIVGTLLCVAGALLMSLMHTSNETKDAHFLVPSVDFIFDKQKMIGCMYLMGAVFVLSSNVVLQAFTLGGFPAPMSLCAITSLIGVVITAMVQWVQDPNFGITWPLVKLEELIGYSLLAGGVGGACVSFNGWAMKKRGPVLVSMFSPIGTVISVVLSIVTLGESIKLGSLAGMLLMFTGLYFVLWAKGKEGYLDGVGMESDFDPQKPLLS; encoded by the exons ATGGTTGGGTACATGAAGAAGGAGATGATAGAAGATTTAGCGATTGTAGGAGGGTTGATAGTGGTGCAGTTTATGTATGCAGGGAACTCTGTTTTCTTGAGTTATCTGATGTCTCTTGGTTTTACACCTTCTACCATTGTTATCTTCTCTACTTCTGCTACCTTCCTCATCACCTCTCCTTTTGCTATTTATTTTGAAag GAGGAAATGGCCTAAGGAACTCACTTTCAGATTGACGATTCAGCTCGTTTTGATCTCTTTTGCAGG GGTAACTTTATTTCAATCTTTATTCCTGAAGGGGATTAAACTAACCTCACCAGTACTGGCGACAGCGATGCCAAATCTTGCCCCAGGACTTATTTTCCTCATTGCTTGGACGGCAAG GCTAGAGAAAGTTAGCCTAAGCTGTGTATACAGCAAAGTGAAGATTGTAGGTACATTGCTGTGTGTAGCAGGAGCACTATTAATGAGTTTAATGCACACCTCTAACGAAACAAAAGATGCCCACTTTCTAGTTCCCTCGGTGGATTTCATTTTTGATAAGCAAAAGATGATTGGTTGCATGTATCTCATGGGAGCTGTTTTTGTTCTCTCCAGCAACGTTGTATTGCAG GCTTTTACTTTGGGTGGATTTCCTGCACCAATGTCACTGTGTGCCATAACATCCTTGATTGGCGTGGTTATAACTGCAATGGTTCAGTGGGTTCAAGATCCCAATTTTGGAATCACTTGGCCTCTCGTGAAACTTGAGGAGCTCATTGGCTATTCCTTACTG GCAGGTGGTGTGGGTGGAGCTTGTGTGAGCTTCAATGGATGGGCAATGAAGAAGAGGGGCCCAGTTCTAGTGTCCATGTTTAGCCCCATTGGAACAGTCATCTCAGTTGTTCTCAGCATTGTCACCTTAGGTGAAAGCATCAAATTAGGAAG CCTTGCTGGTATGCTGCTCATGTTTACTGGGCTATATTTCGTGCTGTGGGCGAAAGGGAAAGAAGGATACCTTGATGGGGTTGGCATGGAAAGTGACTTCGATCCCCAGAAGCCTCTGTTGAGTTAA